One stretch of Streptomyces sp. ML-6 DNA includes these proteins:
- a CDS encoding flavin reductase family protein: MTDRPVPQADIRPLMGGFPSGVSVVTALDADGTPRGMTCTSLASVALGPPTLVICLRTASPTTRSVLLGGQLALNLLHEKARATSDLFGSGAPDRFALTAWHLPLGAGGPHLTGAAHAIADCEVTGTREVGDHTAVFVRVRRFTADESAAPLLYGRRRYARWSHAVAGAREGAGHVGA, from the coding sequence ATGACCGACCGGCCCGTTCCGCAAGCCGACATACGCCCGCTGATGGGCGGTTTTCCTTCCGGGGTGTCCGTGGTGACGGCGCTCGACGCCGACGGCACGCCCCGGGGGATGACCTGCACGTCGCTGGCGAGCGTGGCGCTGGGTCCGCCGACGCTCGTGATCTGCCTGCGCACGGCGAGTCCCACCACCCGCAGTGTGCTCCTGGGCGGGCAGCTGGCCCTGAACCTGCTGCACGAGAAGGCGCGTGCCACTTCCGACCTGTTCGGGTCGGGTGCTCCCGACCGGTTCGCGCTGACGGCCTGGCATCTGCCGCTGGGGGCGGGCGGGCCGCATCTGACGGGGGCCGCGCACGCCATCGCCGACTGCGAGGTGACCGGTACCAGGGAGGTCGGGGACCACACGGCGGTGTTCGTGCGGGTGCGGCGCTTCACCGCCGATGAGTCGGCCGCTCCGCTGTTGTACGGGCGGCGGCGTTATGCGCGCTGGTCGCACGCGGTGGCGGGGGCGCGGGAAGGGGCCGGTCATGTCGGGGCGTGA
- a CDS encoding cation:proton antiporter yields the protein MSGRDPLPGLLVAIPVVILACQAGALVFRRLGQPPVVGEITLGIVLGPSLLGWVWPAAQSWLFPGPVAEFLGAFGSIGLLAFMFLAGLELDLGALRGHRKVAITVSQASIVLPLVLGSLLGLAMFPVFAPPGVGRVPFVLFLAVSMSVTAFPVLARVLSDRGLSGTRMGSLAMACAAVDDVSAWCLLAAVAAISTSGSPAQALTTAVLAAVFLAVMAGVLRPLLARWAGRAGGAADGAVLVVLFSGLCLSALATDRIGVHALFGAFVFGLVTPRGSRAVERCTARLRAFCVPVLLPLFFVSTGLHTDVSLLAGDPVQWLWALAVLGVAVLGKWGGSTGGARLAGQSWRDSLSLGALMNCRGLTELVVLNLGLELGVIGPGLFTMLVLMALVTTALTSPALSWIRRGDTPAPPPAGTHTPAGTTPPAGNGPAGNGPVGSGAPVGAGTPASAAGPANPPPEPDRDPERGGGREQVREPAPAR from the coding sequence ATGTCGGGGCGTGATCCGCTGCCCGGTCTCCTGGTCGCCATCCCGGTGGTGATCCTGGCGTGCCAGGCCGGTGCGCTGGTGTTCCGCAGGCTGGGCCAGCCGCCGGTCGTCGGGGAGATCACGCTGGGTATCGTGCTGGGGCCCTCGCTGCTGGGCTGGGTCTGGCCGGCGGCGCAGTCCTGGCTGTTTCCCGGGCCGGTGGCGGAGTTCCTGGGGGCGTTCGGCAGCATCGGGCTGCTGGCCTTCATGTTCCTGGCCGGGCTGGAGCTGGATCTGGGCGCGCTGCGCGGGCACCGCAAGGTGGCGATAACGGTCAGCCAGGCCAGTATCGTCCTGCCTCTGGTGCTGGGGTCGCTCCTGGGCCTTGCGATGTTCCCGGTGTTCGCGCCGCCGGGGGTGGGCCGGGTGCCGTTCGTGCTGTTCCTCGCCGTGTCGATGAGCGTCACCGCTTTTCCCGTGCTGGCCCGGGTTTTGAGCGACCGGGGCCTGAGCGGGACCCGGATGGGTTCGCTGGCCATGGCGTGCGCGGCGGTCGACGACGTGAGTGCCTGGTGCCTGCTGGCGGCGGTGGCCGCCATCTCCACGAGCGGCTCGCCCGCCCAGGCGCTGACCACGGCGGTGCTGGCCGCCGTGTTCCTCGCCGTCATGGCGGGCGTGCTGCGTCCGCTGCTGGCCCGGTGGGCGGGGCGGGCGGGCGGGGCGGCGGACGGGGCGGTGCTGGTCGTCCTGTTCAGCGGCCTGTGCCTGTCCGCGCTGGCCACCGACAGGATCGGGGTGCACGCCCTGTTCGGCGCGTTCGTCTTCGGTCTGGTCACTCCCCGGGGATCACGGGCGGTCGAACGGTGCACGGCGCGGCTGCGCGCGTTCTGTGTGCCGGTGCTGCTGCCGCTGTTCTTCGTCTCCACCGGGCTGCACACCGATGTGTCGCTGCTGGCCGGTGACCCGGTCCAGTGGCTGTGGGCGCTGGCCGTGCTGGGCGTGGCGGTGCTCGGCAAGTGGGGCGGGAGCACGGGCGGGGCCCGGCTCGCGGGACAGTCCTGGCGTGATTCCCTCTCGCTCGGGGCCCTGATGAACTGCCGGGGCCTGACGGAACTGGTGGTGCTGAACCTGGGGCTGGAACTCGGGGTGATCGGCCCCGGCCTGTTCACCATGCTGGTCCTGATGGCCCTGGTCACCACGGCCCTCACCTCACCGGCCCTGTCCTGGATCCGGCGCGGGGACACCCCCGCACCCCCACCCGCCGGAACCCACACCCCCGCCGGGACCACTCCCCCCGCCGGGAACGGCCCTGCCGGGAACGGCCCGGTGGGGAGCGGCGCCCCGGTGGGGGCCGGTACCCCGGCGTCCGCGGCCGGCCCGGCGAACCCGCCCCCCGAACCGGACCGGGACCCGGAACGGGGCGGGGGGCGGGAACAGGTACGGGAACCCGCCCCTGCCCGGTGA